A region of Bacteroidota bacterium DNA encodes the following proteins:
- a CDS encoding PorT family protein, which yields MKKYLVVILFIFTAIESQALSDRIRMGLAVSPGIAWSKPMGKDLNKGRPRFGVSYGFVLEYWFARNYGLVSGINGAFDGCNVKGRDQFEIENGIQVRKITEKYGFHYLELPAYIKMKSNDIKGSKFCFWGQVGATINITLSARANYSDSIPDINGNNILIEQEKILRPNNDVATIIPKFHSNFFDVRLGAGAGMEYRFDDRTSFFGGLFYHNGFINNIIDHDVKKEANVMRFFSLKAGVLF from the coding sequence ATGAAAAAGTATCTGGTAGTTATCCTTTTCATTTTTACAGCCATTGAAAGTCAGGCCTTGAGTGATCGGATAAGAATGGGCTTGGCAGTTTCGCCCGGCATTGCTTGGTCGAAACCGATGGGGAAAGACTTGAACAAGGGCCGACCTCGGTTTGGAGTTAGTTATGGTTTTGTGCTCGAATATTGGTTCGCCCGAAACTATGGATTGGTCAGCGGGATAAATGGAGCTTTTGACGGTTGTAATGTCAAAGGACGGGACCAGTTTGAAATTGAGAATGGAATTCAGGTTAGAAAGATAACCGAGAAATATGGCTTTCATTATCTGGAACTTCCGGCGTACATCAAAATGAAATCCAACGACATTAAGGGAAGTAAGTTTTGTTTTTGGGGACAAGTAGGAGCTACAATCAATATTACCTTGAGCGCCCGGGCGAATTATAGCGACTCCATTCCTGACATCAATGGGAATAATATTTTGATTGAACAGGAAAAAATTCTTCGTCCCAATAACGATGTTGCTACTATCATTCCAAAATTTCATTCCAATTTCTTCGATGTTCGGCTAGGCGCAGGGGCGGGAATGGAATATCGCTTTGACGACCGCACTTCTTTTTTCGGCGGCCTTTTCTACCACAACGGCTTTATCAATAATATTATTGACCATGACGTGAAGAAAGAAGCCAATGTCATGCGCTTCTTCAGTTTAAAAGCTGGAGTATTGTTCTAA
- a CDS encoding NAD+ synthase, whose protein sequence is MKIVLAQLNYHVGNFDSNKQKIVSAIQQAERQSADLIVFSELCISGYPPQDFLEFDDFIQQCEKSLNDIAPYTTKVAALIGCPRKNPVIEGKDLFNSAFFLYEGVVKQIVDKTLLPNYDIFDEYRYFEPGNVFNVIRFKGKKLAVTICEDIWNIGNDNPLYTICPMDELMKQQPDLMINLSASPFSYEQYEDRIHVIRTNAIRYHLPMVYVNQIGAQTQLIFEGGSVVMNEKGEVMEQLDFFNEEVHLVDFPFSQKSAINIQHSKIAMIHDALVLGIRDYFKKLGFQRAILGLSGGIDSAVVLCLAAEALGKENMMSLLLPSSFSTGHSLDDAKQLSENLQIKFEVLPIENNYQSLLGTLHPYFKDLPFSVAEENLQARVRGVLLMAFSNKFGYILLNTTNKSEAAVGYGTLYGDMCGGIAVLGDVYKTQVYELAEYINRDQEIIPRNIITKAPSAELRPDQKDSDSLPEYPVLDRILLQYIEKRRGPKELVAMGFDQVLVNRILKLVNSSEWKRNQAPPALRISPKAFGSGRRMPMEGKYLS, encoded by the coding sequence ATGAAAATTGTTTTAGCCCAATTGAATTATCATGTTGGAAATTTCGATTCCAACAAGCAAAAAATTGTTTCGGCCATTCAACAAGCTGAAAGGCAGTCTGCCGATTTAATTGTATTCAGCGAGCTATGTATTAGCGGATATCCTCCACAAGATTTTCTGGAATTTGACGACTTCATCCAACAGTGTGAAAAGTCACTGAATGATATTGCACCTTATACTACAAAAGTTGCCGCACTGATAGGATGCCCGAGGAAGAACCCGGTGATCGAAGGAAAGGATTTATTTAACTCGGCTTTCTTTTTGTACGAAGGTGTGGTAAAGCAAATCGTGGACAAAACCTTACTGCCCAATTACGATATCTTTGATGAGTACCGATACTTTGAACCGGGTAATGTATTCAATGTGATTCGCTTTAAAGGGAAGAAACTGGCTGTTACCATCTGTGAAGATATCTGGAACATCGGTAATGATAATCCGCTCTATACTATTTGTCCGATGGACGAATTGATGAAACAGCAGCCCGATCTGATGATCAATCTTTCGGCCTCACCATTTAGTTATGAGCAATATGAGGACCGGATACATGTGATTCGTACTAATGCTATACGCTACCATTTGCCGATGGTTTATGTCAATCAAATAGGAGCGCAGACACAGTTGATTTTTGAAGGGGGCAGTGTGGTGATGAATGAAAAAGGAGAGGTGATGGAACAATTGGATTTCTTTAATGAAGAAGTTCATTTGGTTGATTTTCCCTTTTCTCAGAAATCAGCTATCAACATTCAGCATTCTAAGATTGCTATGATTCATGATGCACTGGTGTTAGGGATTCGTGACTATTTTAAAAAGCTTGGGTTCCAAAGGGCCATTCTGGGATTGAGCGGCGGTATTGATTCCGCGGTGGTTCTTTGCTTGGCTGCCGAAGCACTTGGCAAGGAAAATATGATGTCGCTCTTGCTGCCGTCTAGTTTTTCTACCGGACACTCGTTAGATGATGCAAAGCAGTTGTCGGAAAATCTACAAATTAAATTTGAAGTGCTGCCCATCGAGAATAATTACCAGTCTCTTCTCGGAACACTCCATCCATATTTTAAGGACCTGCCCTTTTCGGTGGCGGAAGAAAACTTGCAGGCTAGAGTTCGCGGAGTGCTGCTGATGGCCTTCAGCAACAAGTTCGGCTATATATTGCTCAATACCACCAACAAAAGCGAAGCGGCTGTGGGGTATGGCACCCTATACGGGGACATGTGCGGAGGCATCGCGGTTCTTGGTGATGTGTATAAAACTCAAGTGTACGAACTGGCGGAGTATATCAATCGTGACCAAGAAATCATTCCGCGAAATATTATAACCAAAGCGCCTTCTGCCGAATTGCGTCCTGATCAAAAAGATTCTGATTCGCTACCGGAATATCCCGTCCTCGATAGAATACTTTTGCAGTATATCGAGAAACGAAGGGGTCCCAAAGAACTTGTTGCCATGGGTTTTGATCAGGTATTGGTCAACCGTATTTTGAAACTGGTGAATAGCTCTGAATGGAAGAGAAACCAGGCGCCACCTGCCTTGCGAATTTCGCCTAAAGCATTTGGTAGCGGAAGAAGAATGCCCATGGAAGGAAAGTATCTGAGTTAA
- a CDS encoding outer membrane beta-barrel protein, protein MKKIFAVLVFALSVVVIFAQDSTKIKRAAKKAELEKKFLRIAKDRIAVDLLGTNWIYNPNSAGMNGLRTKWYSRGINLYFYWDFRFKRSRVSFAPGFGYSVTNIYSRHELVEDDTTAAFSTVFKPLPEATLSNYKVNKVTIQYIEIPLELRIRSNPDKFNNFWKVAIGVKGGVRVDVHTRQTIKDQTGKKTYVERRFPDFNLFRFGPTIRVGYSVFNVTAYYGVLNVFKGGKGPKANEFSVGISFNGL, encoded by the coding sequence ATGAAAAAAATATTTGCTGTTCTCGTATTTGCGCTCTCTGTTGTAGTAATCTTTGCACAGGATTCTACCAAAATCAAACGGGCGGCGAAAAAGGCTGAATTAGAGAAGAAGTTTCTTCGTATAGCTAAAGATCGCATTGCTGTTGATTTGCTGGGCACGAACTGGATTTATAACCCCAACTCAGCAGGCATGAACGGTTTGCGCACCAAGTGGTATTCACGGGGAATCAATTTGTATTTCTATTGGGATTTTCGTTTCAAGCGCAGCCGCGTCAGTTTTGCACCTGGCTTTGGCTACAGTGTCACGAATATTTATAGCCGACATGAACTGGTGGAAGATGATACTACGGCTGCTTTCTCCACCGTATTTAAGCCGCTGCCCGAGGCCACTTTATCAAATTATAAGGTGAATAAAGTGACCATTCAGTATATAGAGATTCCGCTCGAATTGCGTATCCGATCTAACCCGGACAAGTTCAACAACTTCTGGAAAGTAGCAATTGGGGTAAAGGGAGGTGTTCGAGTGGATGTACACACCCGACAAACCATCAAAGACCAAACGGGTAAGAAAACTTATGTTGAGCGGCGCTTTCCTGATTTCAACCTTTTCCGCTTCGGTCCTACGATTCGGGTTGGCTACAGTGTCTTTAACGTGACGGCTTATTATGGAGTCTTGAACGTTTTCAAAGGAGGGAAAGGCCCTAAGGCAAACGAATTCTCCGTCGGGATTTCGTTTAACGGATTGTAA
- the rplV gene encoding 50S ribosomal protein L22 — protein sequence MEAVAHLNNNPTSTRKMRLVADLVRGKSVYDALNILKFSKQEASVKLEKLLKSAINNWEQKNEGQKPEDNDLIVSEIQVNAGTMLKRFLPAPQGRAYRLRKRSNHVTIKVNSKNAAPTTKEVAAKETAE from the coding sequence ATGGAAGCAGTAGCACATTTAAATAATAACCCCACCTCTACCCGCAAGATGCGCCTCGTGGCTGACCTCGTGCGTGGCAAGAGTGTATATGACGCTTTGAATATTTTGAAGTTCAGCAAGCAGGAAGCCTCTGTAAAGCTCGAAAAGCTTTTGAAGAGTGCTATCAATAACTGGGAGCAGAAAAACGAAGGACAAAAACCAGAGGACAATGATTTGATTGTTTCTGAAATTCAGGTGAATGCCGGAACTATGCTGAAGAGATTTCTTCCCGCACCACAGGGCCGTGCTTATCGTTTGCGCAAACGCAGCAATCACGTTACTATCAAAGTGAACAGCAAAAATGCTGCTCCGACAACTAAAGAAGTAGCTGCCAAAGAAACAGCAGAATAA
- the rpsS gene encoding 30S ribosomal protein S19 yields MARSIKKGPYIAFKLGKKVNKMNEGGKKTVIKTWSRSSMVSPDMVGHTFAVHNGNKFIPVYVTENMVGHKLGEFAPTRVFRGHSTKKVVS; encoded by the coding sequence ATGGCACGTTCAATAAAGAAAGGTCCTTACATCGCTTTCAAACTCGGAAAGAAGGTCAATAAAATGAATGAAGGCGGGAAGAAGACAGTAATCAAAACCTGGAGCCGCTCCTCCATGGTGTCTCCCGATATGGTAGGGCATACATTTGCAGTACACAACGGAAATAAATTCATTCCGGTTTATGTTACCGAGAATATGGTGGGACACAAACTAGGAGAATTTGCTCCTACCCGCGTATTCAGAGGCCACTCCACCAAGAAAGTAGTATCCTAA
- the rplB gene encoding 50S ribosomal protein L2, producing the protein MGIKKYRPTTPSMRFTELLTFDEITTNKPEKSLLAPHKSSGGRNGEGKMTMRYMGGGHKKRYRIIDFKRNKFDVPGTVTSIEYDPIRTSFIALIAYADGEKRYILAPNGLKVGQKVISGTKVAPEVGNTLPLAEIPLGAIIHNIELHPGRGGVIVRSAGGSAQLLAREERYAVIKLPSGESRKLLLQCVATIGSVSNADHNLQSLGKAGRKRWLGRRPRTRPVAMNPVDHPMGGGEGRASGGHPRSRRGIKAKGYKTRAPKKSSSQFIMQKRGK; encoded by the coding sequence ATGGGAATTAAAAAATATCGCCCTACCACCCCGAGCATGAGGTTCACAGAACTTCTAACGTTCGATGAAATCACCACTAACAAACCTGAAAAAAGCCTTTTAGCTCCGCACAAGAGCAGTGGTGGTCGTAACGGCGAAGGTAAAATGACCATGCGCTATATGGGTGGTGGCCATAAGAAGCGTTACAGAATTATTGACTTCAAGAGAAATAAATTTGACGTTCCTGGAACAGTCACCTCTATTGAGTATGATCCAATTCGCACCTCGTTTATCGCCCTGATTGCTTATGCTGATGGCGAAAAGAGATACATCTTGGCTCCGAATGGTTTGAAGGTAGGACAGAAAGTGATTTCAGGAACAAAGGTTGCCCCTGAGGTAGGAAACACATTGCCTCTGGCAGAAATTCCTTTAGGAGCTATCATACACAATATTGAATTGCATCCCGGAAGAGGTGGAGTCATTGTGAGAAGCGCCGGTGGCTCTGCACAACTTTTAGCTCGCGAAGAACGCTATGCCGTTATCAAATTGCCTTCCGGCGAATCAAGAAAATTATTATTACAGTGTGTGGCCACTATCGGCAGTGTTTCCAACGCTGACCATAATCTTCAAAGCCTCGGCAAAGCAGGGCGTAAACGCTGGTTAGGTCGCAGACCAAGAACAAGACCGGTAGCAATGAACCCTGTGGATCACCCGATGGGAGGAGGTGAAGGTCGTGCATCAGGAGGACATCCTCGCTCTCGCAGAGGAATAAAGGCTAAGGGTTATAAAACTCGGGCGCCTAAGAAGAGTTCTTCTCAGTTCATCATGCAGAAAAGAGGTAAGTAA